One window of the Rhizobiaceae bacterium genome contains the following:
- a CDS encoding histidinol phosphate phosphatase, whose amino-acid sequence MTLTDERPGVIPDTAVLSRFCDELAEGARKIALTYFRSPVAYERKADLSPVTVADQAIEAYLRDRIQERFPDHGIVGEEAEEKAGTRFTWYIDPIDGTKSFISGMPLFGILVALYDTERRAPVVGMIDMPALDERWIGDGSATYLNGKRVHASNCESIGDAQIYTSSPDMFSTDEWAIYDRLSRRAAFRRFGGDCYLYALLASGFCDLVVEMSLKPFDFMALIPVIEGAGGVIRDWEGAVLTPSSDGRVVAAATEKLLQHALADTAGAGARPS is encoded by the coding sequence ATGACCCTTACAGACGAAAGACCCGGCGTCATCCCGGATACAGCAGTGCTCTCGCGCTTTTGCGATGAACTGGCCGAAGGCGCGCGCAAGATCGCGCTGACATATTTCCGCAGCCCCGTCGCCTACGAGCGCAAGGCCGATCTTTCGCCGGTTACGGTCGCCGATCAGGCGATCGAGGCCTATCTGCGCGATCGTATCCAGGAACGTTTCCCCGATCACGGGATCGTCGGCGAGGAAGCGGAGGAAAAGGCCGGGACGCGCTTCACCTGGTACATAGATCCCATCGACGGAACCAAGAGCTTCATTTCGGGCATGCCGCTGTTCGGCATCCTGGTCGCGCTTTATGACACGGAGCGCCGCGCGCCGGTGGTCGGCATGATAGACATGCCTGCATTGGACGAGCGCTGGATCGGCGACGGCAGTGCGACCTATCTGAACGGAAAGCGCGTTCACGCAAGCAACTGCGAGAGCATCGGCGACGCACAGATCTACACCTCCTCGCCGGATATGTTCTCCACCGATGAATGGGCCATCTACGACCGTTTGAGCCGCCGCGCGGCCTTCCGCCGGTTCGGCGGCGACTGCTATCTCTATGCGCTGCTGGCGTCCGGCTTCTGCGATCTGGTGGTCGAGATGTCGCTGAAGCCGTTTGATTTCATGGCGCTGATCCCGGTGATCGAGGGTGCCGGCGGTGTCATTCGGGACTGGGAGGGTGCGGTTCTGACGCCCTCGTCGGACGGCAGGGTCGTGGCGGCGGCCACCGAAAAGCTGTTGCAGCATGCGTTGGCCGACACCGCTGGAGCAGGAGCGCGGCCATCATGA
- a CDS encoding aspartate aminotransferase family protein, producing the protein MTGTVRPDDQFRTILTLNAFDPHASAPLDDSLDRLVKRRLRNSGESSVLFYREPINPISAQGQFIQGADGRRYLDFYNNVPSIGHCHPRVAEAVYRQMLAVNSHSRYLYETVETYAEELLATFPAELSKVVFTCTGSEANDLALRLARCASGGHGVVVTRAAYHGNTAAVTEVSPSSYKKGEPPAFVKVIDPPDPKLYGPDLAEGFAAAVANAISELKAEGHGFACLLADTIFSSDGVYSDPPGFLAPAVERTRAAGGLFVADEVQPGFGRTGAGMWGFARHGVVPDIVTMGKPMGNGFPIGGVVSQPGLMETLVEQFGYFNTFGGTPAAAAAGQAVLDVIREDGLIANAEAVGRFLRSELTALAKGSEFLEDVRGSGLYIGVSVASRRKGASANDDGASRIVNRLRERGILIGIAGERADVLKIRPPLCVTRADATTLVEQLAAVISE; encoded by the coding sequence ATGACCGGGACGGTTCGTCCGGACGATCAGTTCCGGACCATCCTCACGCTCAACGCCTTCGATCCACATGCGAGCGCTCCGCTCGACGATTCGCTCGACCGGCTCGTCAAGCGCCGGCTTCGGAACTCGGGCGAAAGCTCGGTGCTTTTCTACCGTGAGCCGATCAACCCGATATCGGCGCAAGGCCAGTTCATTCAGGGCGCGGACGGACGACGCTATCTGGACTTCTACAACAATGTGCCGTCGATCGGTCATTGCCATCCCCGCGTCGCCGAAGCCGTCTACCGGCAGATGCTCGCGGTCAACAGCCATTCCCGCTATCTCTACGAAACGGTCGAGACCTACGCGGAAGAGCTTCTGGCCACCTTCCCCGCCGAGCTCTCAAAGGTGGTGTTCACCTGCACCGGCAGCGAGGCCAACGACCTCGCCCTGCGGCTAGCGCGCTGCGCCAGCGGCGGCCATGGCGTCGTCGTGACGCGCGCCGCCTATCATGGGAACACCGCCGCGGTGACCGAGGTCTCGCCGTCTTCCTACAAGAAGGGCGAACCGCCGGCCTTCGTGAAGGTCATCGATCCGCCAGATCCGAAACTGTACGGCCCGGACCTTGCAGAAGGCTTCGCGGCGGCGGTCGCCAATGCGATTTCGGAGTTGAAGGCGGAAGGCCATGGCTTCGCCTGCCTGCTGGCCGACACGATCTTTTCGAGCGACGGCGTCTACAGTGACCCGCCGGGGTTCCTCGCCCCTGCGGTGGAGCGCACACGGGCGGCGGGCGGCCTTTTCGTGGCCGACGAAGTGCAGCCGGGCTTTGGCAGGACCGGCGCCGGCATGTGGGGATTTGCACGGCATGGCGTCGTGCCCGATATCGTGACCATGGGCAAACCCATGGGCAACGGCTTTCCCATCGGAGGCGTGGTCAGCCAGCCGGGCCTGATGGAGACGCTTGTCGAACAGTTCGGCTACTTCAACACATTCGGCGGAACGCCGGCCGCCGCGGCGGCCGGACAGGCAGTGCTCGACGTCATCCGGGAAGACGGCCTGATCGCCAATGCGGAGGCCGTGGGGCGTTTCCTGCGATCCGAACTGACCGCGCTCGCCAAGGGCTCCGAGTTCTTGGAGGACGTGCGCGGCAGCGGGCTCTATATCGGCGTATCCGTCGCGTCGCGGCGCAAGGGCGCCAGCGCGAACGACGACGGGGCGAGCCGCATCGTCAACAGGCTGCGCGAGCGCGGCATTCTGATCGGGATCGCGGGCGAACGCGCCGACGTCCTTAAGATCAGGCCGCCGCTCTGCGTCACGCGCGCCGATGCCACCACGCTTGTGGAGCAGCTCGCTGCCGTCATCAGCGAGTGA
- a CDS encoding Zn-dependent hydrolase — MQVRCPRGFVEWFDAFSEIGSTGDGGVDRMEATPANGAARRQLVAWMRETGLEVRVDRMGNIFGIAELAGPDAPLVMAGSHIDSQPFGGRYDGAYGVIAALAAVAELKARFAGSEGAAKANLAVVAWTGEEGARFRTFLGSAAYVGRSDPDVELDRPDKDGVTAREALAAIGFLGKDAPPPFPSAYVELHVECGEMLETAGARLGIFRRWWGAHKIDIRFLGETSHTGPTPMARRRDALFAAARIIAVVRSMADEAPPLALHTSVAKLIVEPNSQNAVPSAATLSVELRSADGDLIADCYRKLLEAIEAAAAEARVGYEIVRDDLRIPGTFSPELGAIAESVAASMGVNPVSADTIAGHDALMMSEVCPALMLTVPSRAGLCHHPDEWSDPADLQLGAAWLTGVLEELVTR; from the coding sequence ATGCAAGTTCGTTGTCCGCGCGGATTCGTCGAATGGTTTGATGCCTTCTCCGAGATCGGCTCGACAGGCGATGGCGGCGTCGACCGCATGGAGGCAACGCCCGCCAACGGAGCGGCGCGCCGGCAATTGGTCGCATGGATGCGGGAGACCGGCCTCGAAGTGCGCGTCGATCGCATGGGCAACATATTCGGCATCGCCGAACTCGCCGGACCGGATGCACCGCTCGTCATGGCGGGCTCGCACATTGACAGCCAGCCCTTCGGCGGCCGCTATGACGGCGCATATGGCGTTATCGCCGCCCTGGCCGCCGTGGCCGAGCTGAAGGCCCGGTTCGCCGGCAGCGAAGGCGCCGCCAAGGCCAATCTCGCCGTGGTCGCCTGGACCGGCGAGGAGGGCGCCCGCTTCCGCACCTTCCTCGGTTCGGCGGCCTATGTCGGCCGCTCTGATCCCGACGTCGAGCTCGACCGGCCCGACAAGGATGGCGTCACGGCGCGCGAGGCGCTGGCGGCGATCGGCTTCCTCGGGAAAGACGCGCCGCCGCCCTTTCCCTCCGCCTATGTCGAGCTGCATGTCGAGTGCGGCGAGATGCTCGAAACCGCCGGCGCGCGTCTCGGCATCTTCCGCCGCTGGTGGGGAGCCCACAAGATCGACATCCGTTTTCTCGGCGAGACCTCGCATACCGGCCCAACCCCGATGGCGCGGCGACGTGACGCCCTGTTTGCCGCGGCGCGCATCATCGCCGTGGTGCGTTCCATGGCCGACGAGGCGCCGCCGCTCGCGCTGCACACATCGGTCGCCAAGCTGATCGTCGAGCCGAACTCGCAGAATGCAGTGCCTTCCGCAGCGACGCTCTCCGTCGAGCTGCGCTCCGCGGACGGCGACCTCATCGCAGACTGCTATCGCAAGCTGTTGGAGGCCATCGAGGCGGCTGCCGCGGAAGCGCGCGTCGGCTACGAGATCGTGCGCGACGACCTGCGCATTCCCGGCACCTTCAGCCCTGAACTCGGCGCGATCGCGGAGAGCGTTGCTGCGAGCATGGGCGTGAACCCGGTTTCCGCCGACACGATCGCCGGCCACGATGCGCTGATGATGTCGGAAGTTTGCCCGGCGCTGATGCTGACGGTGCCAAGCCGCGCCGGCCTCTGCCACCATCCGGACGAGTGGAGCGATCCGGCCGACCTTCAGCTCGGCGCGGCCTGGCTGACCGGCGTGCTCGAGGAACTCGTCACTCGCTGA
- a CDS encoding HAD-IIA family hydrolase yields MNAIGISAVISDLDGVVYRGEEAIPGSIETIREWARRGIPYAFVTNNATKSAEAFATKIRRLGAPVEAAQVVTSAEATASHFGTSFADGTRTFAIGEAVLIGALEREGADLVDADDAAVVVLGFDYALSYAKLRTAVRAVMGGAALLVTNPDLITPAERGFDPCVGASLAAITAAVPAARPVIVGKPSPIMIREALRRIGGDPRSTIMVGDQVATDIVAGQAAGLRSFLVQSGVAIGEDNRAVPDAVYPSLSQIPFDQLSS; encoded by the coding sequence ATGAATGCCATCGGAATATCGGCCGTCATTTCTGATCTGGACGGCGTCGTCTATCGCGGCGAGGAAGCAATTCCCGGCTCGATCGAAACGATCAGGGAGTGGGCGCGGCGCGGCATTCCCTATGCCTTCGTCACCAACAATGCGACGAAATCAGCCGAGGCGTTCGCCACCAAGATCAGGCGGCTCGGCGCACCGGTTGAGGCGGCGCAGGTCGTGACGTCGGCCGAGGCGACCGCCAGCCATTTCGGTACGTCCTTCGCCGATGGAACCCGCACCTTCGCCATTGGCGAAGCCGTGCTGATCGGGGCGCTTGAGCGAGAGGGCGCCGATCTGGTCGATGCCGACGACGCGGCGGTGGTCGTGCTCGGCTTCGACTACGCGCTGAGCTACGCCAAGCTGCGCACGGCGGTGCGCGCCGTAATGGGAGGCGCGGCGCTCCTTGTCACCAATCCCGACCTGATTACGCCCGCTGAGCGGGGCTTCGATCCATGCGTGGGCGCGTCGCTGGCGGCGATCACCGCGGCGGTGCCTGCCGCGAGGCCAGTGATCGTCGGAAAGCCCTCGCCGATCATGATCCGCGAAGCCCTGCGCAGGATCGGCGGCGATCCGCGTTCCACGATCATGGTGGGCGATCAGGTCGCAACGGACATCGTTGCAGGACAGGCGGCGGGCCTGCGCTCGTTCCTCGTCCAGAGCGGTGTCGCAATCGGTG